The following proteins come from a genomic window of Metarhizium brunneum chromosome 2, complete sequence:
- the MST20 gene encoding Serine/threonine-protein kinase MST20, with the protein MDGPASSFNGHSQRRKLVKKPPSHTYTRSSSGLDDSHSLGSRRSSQSLRRAPSAPAVRSSIANTSSSSSPRHPTASQWPSNASPSIAQGDFLATSNPPSGPGLITSSLSSPSNPAASPYPALAHRPNRLSDSLARRHSKEPSDDLLGAPFDGAAILSRIESVKYTAPRESVQRPPASPALAKPIAGTRNVNPALRASQSFSNMEPAITEKIQGGKAPDGAAAAPKRYSDEGKDSKPPMIRKKSGFSGFVTSLVGSQKKPTISAPENPVHVTHVGYDSATGQFTGLPKEWQRLINESGIPEKERRENPQTMVDILQFYKETTERPPEDQILEKFHHAGPADNRSYNTPTSPNMYPTNYMGSFENPRAPPPVPPSRSHGRDMMPSRPAPKPPVSISNRSGPSSAYPTKDSGIGLSQQPDDYSPQSKDSSPMLPEEHRSRSNSRANGQSPYSPLTPSSAQVAAYQQQQFVQQQHEQALAQAQAAMSGHVGRAPSKRHPQPQASVPAPHQTAAYARAVDANGHSNASRQQAGPGAVPGARPRQRARQSNGIDVVTSLKRICSEGDPREVFRGFQKIGQGASGGVFTGFERGTNRLVAIKQMNLEQQPKKDLIINEILVMKDSSHPNIVNFIDSYLCAGELWVVMEFMEGGSLTDVVTFNIMTEGQIASVCRETLKGLQHLHSKGVIHRDIKSDNILLSNEGSIKLTDFGFCATINEAQNKRTTMVGTPYWMAPEVVTRKEYGRKVDIWSLGIMAIEMIEGEPPYLTESPLRALWLIATNGTPQIKNEAELSHVFRDFLCFALKVDPEKRASAHDLLRHEFMKQCVDLAQLAPLVRAAREQRAQEKARKQ; encoded by the exons ATGGACGGCCCGGCATCGTCCTTCAACGGCCATTCTCAACGTCGCAAGCTGGTCAAGAAACCCCCCTCACACACATACActcgctcctcctcgggccTCGACGACTCCCACTCGCTCGGCAGCAGACGCAGCTCCCAGAGCCTTCGACGAGCACCCAGCGCCCCTGCCGTCCGATCCTCCATTGCAAAcacctcgagcagctcgtcgccaaGACATCCGACCGCCTCGCAGTGGCCGTCGAATGCCTCCCCTTCCATCGCCCAAGGGGACTTTCTTGCCACTTCCAACCCGCCCAGCGGCCCCGGCCTCATCACCAGCAGTCTCAGCAGCCCCAGCAATCCTGCCGCCTCTCCCTACCCAGCCCTCGCGCATCGTCCAAATCGCCTGTCCGACTCGCTCGCTCGCCGGCACAGCAAAGAACCCTCCGACGACCTCCTTGGCGCGCCTTTTGACGGCGCTGCCATCCTGAGCCGCATCGAGTCGGTAAAGTACACGGCTCCGCGAGAGTCTGTCCAGCGCCCACCAGCATCCCCCGCACTCGCGAAGCCCATTGCTGGCACGCGGAACGTGAACCCCGCGCTCCGAGCCTCACAGAGCTTCAGCAACATGGAGCCCGCGATCACGGAGAAAATCCAGGGCGGCAAAGCACCCGACGGcgcggcagcggcgccgaAGCGGTATTCCGATGAGGGAAAGGACTCAAAGCCGCCCATGATTCGCAAGAAGTCGGGCTTCTCGGGCTTCGTCACCAGTCTGGTCGGGTCACAGAAGAAGCCCACCATTTCAGCCCCGGAGAATCCAGTTCATGTTACTCATGTGGGATACGACAGTGCCACTGGACAATTCACT GGTCTGCCAAAGGAATGGCAACGCTTGATAAACGAAAGTGGTATTCCCGAGAAGGAGAGACGGGAGAACCCCCAGACCATGGTGGATATTTTACAATTTTACAAGGAGACGACCGAGCGCCCGCCCGAGGATCAGATTTTGGAGAAGTTTCACCATGCTGGACCGGCAGACAACCGTTCATACAACACACCTACCTCTCCAAACATGTATCCAACTAATTATATGG GAAGTTTTGAGAATCCTCGAGCTCCTCCGCCTGTGCCACCGTCGAGAAGTCACGGGAGAGACATGATGCCAAGTCGGCCCGCTCCCAAGCCGCCCGTCAGCATCAGTAACCGGTCGGGACCGTCAAGTGCGTATCCCACCAAGGACTCTGGTATTGGTCTGTCCCAGCAACCCGACGATTACTCGCCACAGTCAAAGGACAGCTCCCCCATGCTGCCCGAGGAGCATAGGTCGAGATCCAACTCCCGTGCCAATGGTCAATCGCCATACAGCCCGCTGACTCCATCATCTGCTCAAGTTGCTGCgtatcagcagcagcaatttgtacaacaacaacatgaGCAGGCCTTGGCACAAGCGCAAGCGGCAATGTCTGGGCATGTTGGTCGGGCTCCTAGCAAGAGACATCCGCAGCCCCAGGCGTCAGTACCTGCTCCCCATCAGACGGCCGCCTACGCGCGAGCTGTTGATGCTAATGGACACTCAAATGCTTCACGCCAGCAGGCAGGCCCGGGTGCGGTGCCCGGCGCGAGACCGAGACAGAGAGCCCGCCAAAGTAACGGCATTGACGTGGTTACATCGCTCAAACGAATCTGCAGCGAGGGGGATCCACGGGAAGTCTTCCGTGGGTTCCAAAAGATTGGCCAGGGTGCGTCTGGCGGTGTCTTTACTGGCTTCGAGAGGGGCACCAATCGACTTGTCGCTATCAAGCAGATGAATCTGGAGCAGCAACCGAAGAAAGACCTGATTATTAACGAAATTCTGGTCATGAAGGACAGCTCACATCCCAATATTGTCAACTTTATTGATAGTTACCTCTGTGCAGGTGAACTATGGGTCGTCATGGAGTTTATGGAAGGAGGCAGCCTGACAGATGTTGTCACCTTCAATATCATGACTGAAGGACAAATTGCATCTGTATGCCGGGAGACGCTAAAAGGCCTTCAACATTTGCATTCCAAGGGCGTCATTCATCGTGATATCAAGTCGGACAACATTCTGCTATCTAACGAAGGCAGCATCAAGCTCA CTGATTTTGGTTTTTGTGCCACAATCAATGAGGCGCAGAACAAACGAACGACAATGGTTGGCACACCATACTGGATGGCTCCGGAAGTTGTTACTAGAAAAGAGTACGGTCGCAAAGTAGACATTTGGTCGCTCGGGATCATGGCCATTGAAATGATCGAAGGAGAGCCTCCATATCTTACCGAATCGCCACTTCGAGCCCTATGGCTGATTGCTACCAATGGCACGCCCCAGATCAAGAATGAAGCCGAGCTCTCACACGTGTTCAGGGACTTCCTCTGCTTTGCTCTCAAGGTAGACCCTGAGAAGAGAGCGAGCGCCCACGATCTATTAAGG CATGAATTCATGAAGCAGTGCGTGGATCTAGCTCAACTAGCTCCTCTCGTCCGAGCCGCCAGAGAACAAAGAGCTCAGGAGAAGGCGCGAAAGCAATAA
- the MTDH gene encoding NADP-dependent mannitol dehydrogenase → MSFAARNALRLSRAASPRIAVPRPTARLFSASRINAVSDTPQKKSVVREKEVPVTVYGAGQGQGDKHTVHVPEDAAQVPYDSPVPPVEYDLVQPLGKKVYEAMPHTMRNMSVYGKVIIITGGARGLGNHMARACAEAGAKAIVIFDANQDLGDEAAAELHDKSGLPVSFFKVDVRDGAAINAAVESVVELYGAPDVLVNSAGIADSNIKAETYDPAMFRRLIDINLTGSFLMSQAVGRAMMAAGKPGSIVLVASMSGSIVNYPQEQSCYNASKAGVIQFAKSIAAEWAKYKIRVNCISPGYMDTALNRVPALEAQKKIWKSLTPQDRLGGVDELNGLCVFLASDASSFMTGSNVIIDGGYSCY, encoded by the coding sequence ATGTCTTTCGCTGCGCGAAACGCCCTGCGGCTCTCCCGAGCTGCCTCTCCTCGCATTGCCGTCCCTCGACCTACTGCCCGCCTTTTCTCTGCCTCCCGCATCAACGCCGTATCCGACACACCTCAGAAGAAGAGCGTTGTCCGCGAGAAGGAAGTACCAGTTACTGTCTACGGTGCTGGTCAGGGACAAGGGGATAAACACACTGTTCACGTTCCTGAGGACGCTGCTCAAGTCCCCTACGACAGCCCTGTTCCTCCTGTCGAGTATGATCTCGTTCAGCCCCTGGGTAAGAAAGTCTACGAGGCCATGCCTCACACCATGCGCAACATGAGTGTCTACGGCaaggtcatcatcatcactggTGGTGCTCGTGGGCTGGGCAACCACATGGCCCGCGCCTGTGCCGAAGCTGGTGCTAAAGCCATTGTCATTTTCGATGCCAACCAGGATCTCGGTGACGAAGCTGCTGCCGAGCTTCATGACAAGTCGGGTCTTCCCGTCTCCTTCTTCAAAGTGGATGTCCGCGATGGGGCCGCCATCAACGCTGCGGTCGAGTCTGTTGTTGAGCTCTATGGTGCTCCCGATGTCCTTGTCAACTCTGCCGGTATCGCCGATTCCAATATCAAGGCCGAGACTTACGACCCTGCCATGTTCCGCCGCCTCATTGATATCAACCTCACTGGCTCCTTCCTCATGTCCCAGGCTGTTGGtcgcgccatgatggccgctgGTAAGCCTGGTAGCATCGTTCTTGttgcctccatgtccggtTCCATTGTCAACTACCCACAAGAGCAGAGCTGCTACAATGCCTCAAAAGCCGGCGTAATCCAGTTCGCCAAGTCGATTGCTGCTGAGTGGGCCAAGTACAAGATTCGTGTCAACTGCATCTCCCCTGGTTACATGGACACTGCCCTGAACCGTGTTCCCGCCCTTGAGGCCCAGAAGAAGATCTGGAAGTCCCTGACTCCCCAGGATCGTCTTGGTGGCGTTGACGAGCTCAACGGCCTGTGCGTCTTCCTCGCATCCGACGCTTCTAGCTTCATGACTGGCTCCAACGTTATTATTGATGGTGGCTATTCCTGCTACTAA